The proteins below come from a single Capricornis sumatraensis isolate serow.1 chromosome 14, serow.2, whole genome shotgun sequence genomic window:
- the CAMK1G gene encoding calcium/calmodulin-dependent protein kinase type 1G, giving the protein MGRKEEDDCSSWKKQTSNIRKTFIFMEVLGSGAFSEVFLVKQRVTGKLFALKCIKKSPAFRDSSLENEIAVLKKIKHENIVTLEDIYESATHYYLVMQLVSGGELFDRILERGVYTEKDASLVIQQVLSAVKYLHENGIVHRDLKPENLLYLTPEENSKIMITDFGLSKMEQSGVMSTACGTPGYVAPEVLAQKPYSKAVDCWSIGVITYILLCGYPPFYEETESKLFEKIKEGYYEFESPFWDDISESAKDFICHLLEKDPNERYTCEKALRHPWINGNTALHRDIYPSVSLQIQKNFAKSKWRQAFNAAAVVHHMRKLHMNPHSPGVRPEVENRPPVPAASRPTSPEITVTETPAAPGPSTAAPVPTRLPCRHGPQPAAPGGRSLNCLVNGSLRISSSLVPMQQGPLAVGPCGCCSSCTNVGAKANTSYCSEPTLLKKANKKQNFKSEVMVPVKAGGNSHCRVGQTGVCLIM; this is encoded by the exons AGGAGCTTTCTCAGAAGTTTTCCTGGTGAAGCAAAGGGTAActgggaagctctttgccctgaagTGCATCAAAAAGTCACCTGCCTTCCGGGACAGCAGCCTGGAGAATGAGATCGCTGTGCTGAAAAA GATCAAGCACGAGAACATCGTGACCTTGGAGGACATCTATGAGAGCGCCACTCACTACTACCTGGTCATGCAGCT TGTTTCTGGTGGGGAGCTCTTTGACCGGATTCTGGAACGGGGTGTCTACACAGAGAAGGATGCCAGCCTggtgatccagcaggtgttgtcAGCTGTGAAATACCTCCATGAGAACGGCATCGTCCACAGAGACTTAAAG CCTGAAAACCTCCTGTACCTCACCCCCGAGGAGAATTCTAAAATCATGATCACAGACTTTGGTCTCTCCAAGATGGAGCAGAGTGGCGTCATGTCCACTGCCTGTGGGACCCCAGGCTACGTGG CTCCAGAAGTGCTGGCCCAGAAACCCTACAGCAAGGCTGTGGATTGCTGGTCCATCGGCGTCATCACTTACATATT GCTGTGTGGGTATCCCCCCTtctatgaagaaactgagtccaaGCTGTTTGAGAAGATCAAGGAAGGCTACTATGAGTTTGAATCTCCGTTCTGGGATGACATTTCTGAGTCAG CCAAGGATTTTATTTGCCACTTGCTGGAGAAGGACCCAAATGAGCGGTACACCTGCGAGAAGGCCTTGAGGCACCCCTG GATTAACGGAAACACAGCCCTCCACCGGGACATCTACCCATCAGTCAGCCTCCAGATCCAGAAGAACTTCGCCAAGAGCAAGTGGAGG CAAGCCTTCAACGCAGCGGCCGTGGTCCACCACATGCGGAAGCTGCACATGAACCCACACAGCCCAGGGGTCCGGCCAGAGGTGGAGAACAGGCCGCCCGTCCCTGCAGCCTCGAGACCCACCTCCCCGGAGATCACCGTCACCGAGACACCTGCTGCCCCGGGCCCGAGCACGGCGGCCCCCGTGCCGACCCGGCTGCCCTGCCGGCACGGCCCCCAGCCCGCGGCCCCCGGGGGCAGGTCCCTCAACTGCCTGGTCAATGGCTCCCTCCGCATCAGCAGCAGCTTGGTGCCCATGCAGCAGGGGCCCCTGGCCGTCGGGCCCTGCGGCTGCTGCTCCAGCTGCACGAACGTTGGTGCCAAAGCAAACACCTCCTACTGCTCGGAGCCCACACTGCTCAAAAAGGCCAACAAAAAACA GAACTTCAAATCGGAAGTCATGGTGCCAGTGAAAGCCGGCGGCAACTCCCACTGCCGGGTGGGGCAGACTGGAGTCTGTCTCATCATGTGA